One genomic region from Quadrisphaera sp. RL12-1S encodes:
- a CDS encoding CDP-alcohol phosphatidyltransferase family protein: MTGGTRGVTREEHLRRWSAAHGGTSASPLVRVWLDGVRRAASPLAAAGVPPSAVTVLGLVLGLAAVAPAAAQAQVGGRWALAVPVLLALAALADGLDGAVAVLGGTASRGGAVLDAVCDRAADAAGLAALWLLGAPALPVLLALGLGQMHEYARARAQAEGMTGPGAVTVSERPTRVAVAAMFALGCGVYPQAAATWAGVGAWAGSAAALVGLVQLLVAVRRRLSAQR, translated from the coding sequence GTGACCGGTGGGACGCGGGGGGTGACCCGCGAGGAGCACCTGCGGCGCTGGTCGGCCGCTCACGGCGGCACGTCGGCGTCACCCCTGGTGCGCGTCTGGCTCGACGGCGTGCGCCGGGCGGCCTCACCGCTGGCCGCGGCCGGCGTCCCACCGTCCGCCGTCACGGTGCTGGGGCTCGTGCTCGGGCTCGCTGCCGTCGCGCCGGCCGCCGCGCAGGCGCAGGTCGGCGGTCGCTGGGCGCTCGCGGTGCCGGTGCTGCTGGCGCTGGCCGCCCTGGCGGACGGGCTGGACGGCGCCGTGGCCGTGCTCGGCGGCACGGCCTCCCGCGGGGGCGCGGTGCTCGACGCGGTGTGCGACCGGGCCGCCGACGCGGCGGGCCTCGCCGCGCTGTGGCTGCTGGGGGCGCCGGCGCTGCCCGTGCTGCTGGCGCTCGGGCTGGGGCAGATGCACGAGTACGCGCGCGCCCGCGCGCAGGCCGAGGGCATGACCGGTCCGGGGGCGGTGACGGTCTCCGAGCGGCCCACGCGGGTGGCTGTGGCGGCCATGTTCGCGCTCGGCTGCGGGGTCTACCCGCAGGCCGCGGCCACGTGGGCGGGCGTGGGCGCCTGGGCGGGCTCGGCTGCGGCCCTGGTGGGCCTGGTGCAGCTGCTCGTGGCGGTGCGCCGCCGGTTGTCAGCCCAGCGCTGA
- a CDS encoding polyprenyl synthetase family protein, protein MSPAHVLDADDLRARVQTELDAVLAAQAAVLADVSDDCDALVAAVARLVAGGKRLRPAFCWWGWRGAGGDPSDAAAGDAVIRVATALELFQAAALIHDDVMDASDTRRGMPATHRYFAGIHTDRRWDGDADRFGDAGAILSGDLCLAWSDEVFRSADLPVDRRRAAELVFDRMRTQLMGGQYLDMLAQAAPLRRIAAAAVNSGSAGGSAGSPAPSPRRDSDDDAEGPEEVALRRAEADALLERARRVICFKSAKYSVEHPLLVGAALGGAPAELSEAYTSYGLALGEAFQLRDDVLGVFGDPAQTGKPAGDDLREGKRTVLVACTLGASSAAQADLLHRHLGDPHLDADGVAALRRVMVETGALARVEDLIDDGVRRAREALAGAPVAPAAREALEALVVAATSRAA, encoded by the coding sequence GTGAGTCCCGCCCACGTCCTGGACGCCGATGACCTGCGGGCCCGCGTGCAGACCGAGCTGGACGCCGTGCTGGCGGCCCAGGCGGCGGTGCTGGCCGACGTCAGCGACGACTGCGACGCCCTCGTGGCGGCGGTCGCGCGCCTGGTGGCGGGCGGCAAGCGGCTGCGCCCGGCGTTCTGCTGGTGGGGGTGGCGCGGCGCGGGCGGAGACCCGTCGGACGCCGCCGCGGGGGACGCCGTCATCCGCGTGGCCACCGCCCTGGAGCTCTTCCAGGCGGCGGCGCTCATCCACGACGACGTCATGGACGCCTCCGACACGCGCCGCGGCATGCCCGCCACGCACCGGTACTTCGCGGGGATCCACACCGACCGCCGCTGGGACGGGGACGCCGACAGGTTCGGCGACGCCGGGGCGATCCTGTCCGGGGACCTGTGCCTGGCCTGGTCGGACGAGGTGTTCCGCAGCGCTGACCTGCCGGTGGACCGCCGCCGCGCCGCGGAGCTGGTCTTCGACCGGATGCGGACCCAGCTCATGGGCGGGCAGTACCTCGACATGCTGGCGCAGGCCGCGCCGCTGCGCCGGATCGCCGCCGCGGCGGTGAACAGCGGCAGCGCGGGGGGCTCGGCGGGCTCCCCCGCCCCCTCCCCGCGCCGCGACAGCGACGACGACGCCGAGGGCCCCGAGGAGGTGGCGCTGCGCCGCGCCGAGGCCGACGCGCTGCTCGAGCGGGCCCGCCGCGTCATCTGCTTCAAGAGCGCGAAGTACTCCGTGGAGCACCCGCTGCTGGTGGGCGCGGCCCTGGGCGGGGCCCCGGCCGAGCTCAGCGAGGCGTACACGTCCTACGGCCTGGCCCTGGGCGAGGCGTTCCAGCTGCGCGACGACGTCCTCGGCGTCTTCGGAGACCCGGCCCAGACGGGCAAGCCCGCCGGGGACGACCTCCGAGAGGGCAAGCGGACGGTGCTCGTGGCCTGCACCCTCGGCGCCTCCAGCGCCGCCCAGGCCGACCTGCTGCACCGCCACCTCGGAGACCCCCACCTCGACGCCGACGGCGTCGCGGCGCTCCGGCGCGTCATGGTCGAGACCGGCGCCCTGGCGCGGGTGGAGGACCTCATCGACGACGGCGTCCGCCGGGCCCGCGAGGCCCTGGCCGGCGCCCCGGTCGCGCCCGCGGCGCGCGAGGCGCTCGAGGCGCTCGTCGTCGCCGCCACGTCGCGCGCCGCGTGA
- the crtI gene encoding phytoene desaturase family protein, translating to MVGPTDHVVVVGAGLAGLSAAMRLAGAGRKVTVVEREAHPGGRAGRLTVPAPDGAGDYRFDTGPTVLTMPDLIADCFDALGEDMADWLTLEPVSPLYRAKYADGSSLDVHADPEAMTEEIRRVCGPDEAAGYERFVQFVSELYRAEMRTFIDRNIDTPLDLVRPDLLTLLRRKGFSKLAPVVAQYLKDDRLQRVYSFQALYAGLSPYDALAIYAVIAYMDSVAGVFAARGGMSAVPSAMAAAAAAHGVEFRFSTTVESVEHSGGRATAVITADGERIAADAVVLNPDLPVAYRDLLGVKHRRLRPLVYSPSCYLMLAGSKASYPDTAHHTILFGRAWKEVFAELTGGRLMSDPSVLLSTPTVSDPGLAPDGRHVYYVLFPTPSLSAGAKHGLDWNEVAPRYREHVIATLERRGYPGFGEGIEVEDVTTPLDWEARGMADGAPFASSHTFGQTGPFRPGNLWGENVVFTGSGTQPGVGVPMVLVSGRLAAERITGRDPRYRSRAWR from the coding sequence GTGGTCGGGCCGACCGACCACGTCGTCGTCGTCGGCGCCGGGCTGGCGGGCCTGTCGGCCGCGATGCGGCTGGCCGGCGCTGGCCGCAAGGTCACCGTGGTGGAGCGCGAGGCGCACCCCGGCGGTCGCGCCGGCCGCCTCACCGTCCCGGCGCCCGACGGCGCGGGCGACTACCGCTTCGACACCGGCCCCACGGTGCTGACCATGCCGGACCTCATCGCCGACTGCTTCGACGCGCTCGGCGAGGACATGGCCGACTGGCTGACGCTGGAGCCGGTGAGCCCGCTGTACCGGGCGAAGTACGCCGACGGGTCCTCCCTCGACGTCCACGCCGACCCCGAGGCGATGACCGAGGAGATCCGCCGGGTCTGCGGGCCGGACGAGGCGGCGGGGTACGAGCGGTTCGTGCAGTTCGTCTCCGAGCTGTACCGCGCGGAGATGCGCACGTTCATCGACAGGAACATCGACACCCCGCTCGACCTAGTCCGGCCCGACCTGCTGACGCTGCTGCGCCGCAAGGGCTTCTCCAAGCTGGCGCCGGTGGTGGCGCAGTACCTCAAGGACGACCGCCTGCAGCGCGTCTACTCCTTCCAGGCCCTGTACGCGGGCCTGTCCCCCTACGACGCCCTGGCCATCTACGCCGTCATCGCGTACATGGACTCCGTGGCCGGCGTCTTCGCCGCTCGCGGCGGGATGAGCGCGGTGCCCTCGGCGATGGCGGCGGCGGCCGCCGCGCACGGCGTGGAGTTCCGCTTCTCGACGACGGTGGAGAGCGTGGAGCACTCCGGCGGTCGGGCCACCGCGGTCATCACCGCGGACGGCGAGCGGATCGCCGCGGACGCCGTCGTCCTCAACCCCGACCTGCCGGTGGCCTACCGCGACCTGCTGGGCGTCAAGCACCGCCGGCTGCGGCCGCTGGTGTACTCGCCGTCCTGCTACCTCATGCTCGCGGGCTCGAAGGCGTCCTACCCCGACACCGCGCATCACACGATCCTGTTCGGGCGGGCGTGGAAGGAGGTGTTCGCCGAGCTCACGGGCGGTCGGCTCATGAGCGACCCCAGCGTGCTGCTGTCCACGCCCACCGTCAGCGACCCGGGCCTGGCACCCGACGGCCGCCACGTCTACTACGTGCTGTTCCCCACGCCGAGCCTGTCGGCCGGCGCCAAGCACGGGCTGGACTGGAACGAGGTGGCCCCGCGCTACCGCGAGCACGTCATCGCCACCCTGGAGCGGCGCGGCTACCCCGGCTTCGGGGAGGGCATCGAGGTGGAGGACGTCACCACCCCGCTCGACTGGGAGGCCCGCGGCATGGCCGACGGCGCCCCGTTCGCCTCCTCGCACACGTTCGGGCAGACCGGGCCGTTCCGGCCGGGCAACCTCTGGGGCGAGAACGTGGTCTTCACCGGCTCGGGCACCCAGCCCGGCGTCGGGGTGCCGATGGTGCTGGTCTCGGGCCGCCTGGCCGCCGAGCGCATCACGGGCCGCGACCCCCGCTACCGCTCTCGCGCGTGGCGGTGA
- a CDS encoding phytoene/squalene synthase family protein, giving the protein MAVSGRRRPAGSASLDAAGVTDPQLRADLLECRRLHAEHGKTYFLATALLPPAKRPWVWALYGFARYADEFVDSLTDPDPDALVSWSDEFLASIDGRAEPTEPVGRAMLATVRRWDLPLDTVTAFLDSMRADITTTHYPTYADLQGYMYGSANVIGLQMLPVLQPLPGAEAEAAHRAELLGEAFQVSNFIRDVGEDLDRGRTYLPDEHLAAFGLTRELLVAGRRAGPDAPLDRRVEELLRFEVAENRKVYREAEPGIALLHPTSRDSIRCAFELYGGILGAVEQAGYRVLAQRVSVPLPRRLAVALPALGRAVAARREMARWKALPHPSP; this is encoded by the coding sequence GTGGCGGTGAGCGGCCGCCGGCGCCCGGCCGGCAGCGCCAGCCTCGACGCGGCGGGCGTCACCGACCCGCAGCTGCGCGCGGACCTGCTGGAGTGCCGCCGCCTGCACGCCGAGCACGGCAAGACGTACTTCCTGGCCACGGCGCTGCTGCCGCCCGCGAAGCGGCCGTGGGTGTGGGCGCTGTACGGGTTCGCCCGGTACGCCGACGAGTTCGTCGACTCCCTCACCGACCCCGACCCGGACGCGCTGGTCTCCTGGTCCGACGAGTTCCTGGCCAGCATCGACGGCCGCGCGGAGCCCACCGAGCCGGTGGGCCGGGCCATGCTGGCCACGGTGCGGCGCTGGGACCTGCCGCTGGACACGGTGACGGCGTTCCTGGACTCGATGCGCGCCGACATCACCACCACGCACTACCCGACCTACGCCGACCTGCAGGGCTACATGTACGGCTCGGCGAACGTCATCGGCCTGCAGATGCTTCCCGTGCTGCAGCCGCTGCCGGGTGCCGAGGCCGAGGCCGCGCACCGGGCGGAGCTGCTGGGCGAGGCGTTCCAGGTGAGCAACTTCATCCGCGACGTGGGCGAGGACCTCGACCGCGGGCGCACCTACCTGCCCGACGAGCACCTGGCGGCGTTCGGCTTGACCCGCGAGCTGCTCGTGGCCGGCCGCCGCGCCGGGCCCGACGCGCCGCTGGACCGGCGCGTGGAGGAGCTGCTGCGCTTCGAGGTGGCCGAGAACCGCAAGGTCTACCGCGAGGCGGAGCCCGGCATCGCCCTGCTGCACCCGACCAGCCGCGACTCCATCCGCTGCGCCTTCGAGCTGTACGGCGGCATCCTCGGCGCCGTGGAGCAGGCCGGCTACCGGGTGCTGGCCCAGCGCGTCTCGGTGCCGCTGCCCCGGAGGCTGGCCGTGGCGCTGCCGGCCCTGGGCCGCGCCGTCGCCGCCCGCCGCGAGATGGCCCGCTGGAAGGCCCTCCCCCACCCTTCTCCGTGA
- a CDS encoding MATE family efflux transporter, translating to MITVREQDREVLRLAVPALGALLAEPLFLLADSAIVGRLGVLPLAGLGVAGALLATAVSVFVFLAYGTTATVARRLGSGDLRSALQAGVDGMWLALGLGAVVALVAVAASGPLVDALGASEAARPFARTYLHWSLPGLPAMLVVLAATGVLRGLQDTTTPLVVAVTGAVVNTALNVLLVYGAGLGIAGSAAGTALTQLGMAAWLAAVVVRGVRRETGSWAALAPRGLGVLTSALDGVPLLVRTLALRAALLLTTYVAARQGDAGIAAHQVATVLWTTTALALDALAIAAQALVGRALGAGDAAGARGQVRRLVVWGVGAGVVMGVVLASLAVPVASLFTPDPEVRAALAAATVVLACCLPLAGWVFVLDGVLIGAGDGRYLAGASIASAAAYAPLALAVLAWAPPGRTGLVWLWVVFAGAYTAARLVTLVPRERGGAWLVTGAVR from the coding sequence ATGATCACGGTGAGGGAGCAGGACCGGGAGGTGCTGCGCCTGGCCGTGCCCGCCCTGGGGGCCCTCCTCGCCGAGCCGCTGTTCCTGCTGGCCGACTCCGCCATCGTCGGGCGCCTGGGCGTGCTGCCGCTGGCCGGGCTCGGCGTGGCCGGGGCGCTCCTGGCCACCGCGGTCTCGGTGTTCGTCTTCCTCGCCTACGGCACCACCGCCACGGTCGCCCGGCGCCTGGGCTCGGGTGACCTGCGCTCCGCCCTGCAGGCCGGGGTGGACGGGATGTGGCTGGCCCTCGGGCTGGGCGCCGTCGTGGCGCTGGTCGCCGTCGCCGCCAGCGGGCCGCTGGTCGACGCGCTCGGTGCCTCCGAGGCCGCACGCCCCTTCGCCCGCACCTACCTGCACTGGTCGCTGCCGGGCCTGCCGGCGATGCTCGTGGTGCTCGCCGCCACAGGCGTGCTGCGGGGCCTGCAGGACACCACCACCCCGCTCGTCGTCGCCGTGACCGGCGCCGTGGTCAACACGGCGCTCAACGTGCTGCTCGTCTACGGCGCCGGACTCGGGATCGCCGGCTCCGCGGCCGGCACGGCGCTCACGCAGCTGGGCATGGCCGCGTGGCTGGCGGCCGTCGTCGTGCGCGGCGTGCGCCGCGAGACCGGCTCGTGGGCGGCGCTCGCGCCGCGCGGCCTCGGGGTGCTCACGAGCGCCCTCGACGGCGTCCCGCTGCTGGTGCGCACCCTGGCGCTGCGCGCCGCGCTGCTGCTCACCACGTACGTGGCCGCCCGCCAGGGAGACGCCGGCATCGCCGCACACCAGGTGGCGACGGTGCTCTGGACGACGACGGCGCTCGCCCTCGACGCCCTCGCGATCGCCGCGCAGGCGCTGGTCGGACGGGCGCTGGGTGCCGGTGACGCCGCCGGTGCCCGCGGGCAGGTGCGCCGCCTCGTGGTGTGGGGCGTGGGAGCCGGGGTGGTCATGGGCGTGGTGCTCGCCTCCCTCGCCGTGCCGGTCGCCTCGCTGTTCACCCCCGACCCCGAGGTCAGGGCGGCGCTGGCGGCCGCCACCGTGGTGCTGGCGTGCTGCCTGCCGCTGGCGGGCTGGGTCTTCGTGCTCGACGGGGTGCTCATCGGCGCCGGTGACGGCCGCTACCTGGCGGGGGCGAGCATCGCCTCGGCAGCCGCCTACGCGCCGCTGGCGCTGGCGGTGCTGGCGTGGGCGCCGCCGGGGCGCACCGGCCTGGTGTGGCTGTGGGTGGTCTTCGCCGGTGCCTACACGGCAGCCCGGCTGGTGACGCTGGTGCCGCGCGAGCGCGGCGGCGCCTGGCTGGTCACCGGAGCGGTCCGCTGA
- a CDS encoding helix-turn-helix domain-containing protein — MTVDAEALHDVLTSLELRLDRVRRCALGTDGLLPLTPGTTSVGYVVSGDVTADGKGLASCTVDATTGRASTAADTSFRTLHAGDAFIALGGGPTVLATRSDAVVVVADVALGWPAAARPLPPFAWVSGFAQLEPAAAALAAHLGPAVGAAPGAVATAEAAVCSRPGDSAICRTMVATVVLSLLRAWSQVGCAPDGWPRSDADDPHLRRAAAAVMADPARDWSVAQLAAVAAMSRSAFAEKFRTAYGRSPVAFVTEVRMRRAVVLLEGGAPVSAAARSLGYASEDGFSRAFRRHTGAPPSQWRARQRGGAASVAASSPGAVRGTRSELANSSVPASSRTSATA; from the coding sequence ATGACGGTCGACGCCGAGGCGCTCCACGACGTCCTCACCTCCCTCGAGCTGCGACTGGACCGCGTGCGGCGCTGCGCGCTGGGCACCGACGGCCTGCTCCCCCTCACCCCGGGGACGACCTCGGTCGGGTACGTCGTCAGCGGAGACGTCACCGCAGACGGGAAGGGACTGGCCTCCTGCACCGTCGACGCCACCACCGGCCGTGCCTCGACCGCAGCCGACACCTCCTTCCGGACGCTGCACGCCGGCGACGCCTTCATCGCGCTGGGAGGCGGACCGACGGTGCTCGCGACGCGCAGCGACGCCGTGGTGGTGGTCGCGGACGTCGCGCTCGGCTGGCCCGCGGCGGCCCGCCCGCTGCCCCCCTTCGCCTGGGTGAGCGGCTTCGCCCAGCTGGAGCCCGCGGCCGCGGCGCTCGCCGCGCACCTCGGTCCCGCGGTGGGCGCAGCCCCCGGCGCTGTCGCCACCGCGGAGGCGGCCGTCTGCTCGCGCCCCGGTGACAGCGCCATCTGCCGGACGATGGTGGCCACCGTGGTGCTGTCGCTGCTGCGCGCCTGGTCGCAGGTGGGGTGCGCCCCCGACGGCTGGCCCCGCTCGGACGCGGACGACCCCCACCTGCGCCGCGCCGCCGCGGCGGTGATGGCAGACCCTGCGCGCGACTGGAGCGTGGCGCAGCTGGCCGCGGTGGCCGCGATGTCGCGCAGCGCCTTCGCCGAGAAGTTCCGCACCGCCTACGGCCGCTCGCCGGTGGCCTTCGTCACCGAGGTGCGCATGCGCCGGGCGGTGGTGCTGCTGGAGGGCGGTGCACCGGTCTCCGCAGCGGCCCGGAGCCTCGGCTACGCCTCGGAGGACGGCTTCAGCCGGGCGTTCCGGCGGCACACCGGCGCACCGCCCTCGCAGTGGCGGGCCCGTCAGCGCGGCGGCGCCGCCTCGGTCGCCGCGTCCTCGCCCGGTGCCGTGCGCGGGACGCGGTCGGAGCTCGCGAACAGCAGCGTCCCCGCGAGCAGCAGGACCAGCGCCACCGCGTAG
- a CDS encoding MFS transporter translates to MDDTACLTATPDGTLRPVLRRDTAPPPETRTTARVLLALVVLMLTSFLLVTAEFLPNGMLTEMAVGLGVSPGAAGQTVTVTAFVGLLVAPFVGVLFPRLDRRTLLVGVALAAGVSSVLAALAPDLALVLLARLLLGAAISCFWAMSITVAARVAGPERLGRAVMFTSAGMSLATVAGVPLGVVLSEATDWRVTFAVVGAASLLLAVPLRLLLPRVPAAPTSGVALLVDTLRRPGVSLALTGHVLVVLGHFAAYTYVRLALERVPGAGADTVVLLLALFGVGGLVGNLVVGVLVDRAFAVVSLAVPLAVAVSVAAVVALPGALLVVGAAVVLWGFAFASWLIVINAWAGRRAPDRLEAGGSLVVVGFQLAIVLAAGLGGLLVDRVGVVADYAVALVLLLAGTLLFASSDRVPRTAPGEDAATEAAPPR, encoded by the coding sequence GTGGACGACACCGCCTGCCTCACCGCGACGCCCGACGGCACCCTGCGCCCCGTCCTCCGCCGTGACACCGCACCACCGCCGGAGACGAGGACGACGGCGAGGGTGCTGCTCGCGCTCGTGGTCCTCATGCTCACCAGCTTCCTGCTGGTCACCGCCGAGTTCCTCCCGAACGGGATGCTCACCGAGATGGCCGTCGGGCTTGGCGTCAGCCCCGGGGCCGCCGGGCAGACCGTCACGGTCACGGCCTTCGTGGGGCTCCTCGTAGCGCCCTTCGTGGGAGTGCTCTTCCCCCGGCTCGACCGCCGCACCCTGCTGGTGGGTGTCGCTCTGGCTGCCGGCGTGTCCAGCGTCCTCGCGGCACTGGCCCCGGACCTGGCGCTGGTGCTCCTGGCCCGGCTGCTGCTCGGCGCTGCGATCAGCTGCTTCTGGGCGATGTCCATCACGGTGGCGGCGCGCGTCGCCGGCCCGGAGCGGCTGGGACGGGCGGTGATGTTCACCAGCGCCGGCATGTCCCTGGCCACGGTGGCCGGGGTGCCGCTCGGGGTGGTGCTCAGCGAGGCGACCGACTGGCGCGTGACGTTCGCGGTGGTGGGCGCTGCCTCGCTGCTGCTCGCGGTGCCGCTGCGGCTGCTGCTGCCCCGCGTGCCCGCGGCGCCGACGTCGGGCGTGGCCCTGCTGGTCGACACCCTGCGCCGGCCCGGCGTCTCGCTGGCGCTCACCGGGCACGTGCTCGTGGTGCTCGGCCACTTCGCCGCCTACACCTACGTGCGGCTGGCCCTGGAGCGCGTCCCGGGCGCCGGCGCGGACACCGTGGTGCTGCTGCTCGCCCTCTTCGGCGTCGGCGGACTCGTGGGCAACCTCGTGGTCGGGGTGCTGGTCGACCGCGCCTTCGCCGTCGTCTCCCTCGCGGTGCCGCTGGCGGTGGCGGTGTCGGTGGCCGCCGTGGTGGCCCTGCCGGGGGCGCTGCTCGTGGTCGGCGCCGCCGTGGTGCTGTGGGGCTTCGCCTTCGCCTCGTGGCTCATCGTCATCAACGCCTGGGCCGGGCGGCGCGCTCCCGACCGCCTCGAGGCCGGGGGCAGCCTCGTGGTGGTGGGCTTCCAGCTGGCGATCGTGCTGGCGGCCGGCCTCGGGGGCCTGCTCGTCGACCGCGTGGGCGTGGTCGCCGACTACGCGGTGGCGCTGGTCCTGCTGCTCGCGGGGACGCTGCTGTTCGCGAGCTCCGACCGCGTCCCGCGCACGGCACCGGGCGAGGACGCGGCGACCGAGGCGGCGCCGCCGCGCTGA
- a CDS encoding Rv2175c family DNA-binding protein, which yields MADVSEELELLSSLVPDDGWLTVPDIVERLDSDVPKVRRMLDERLLLGVRRGSPKVLQVPTLLVEPEPMVSLPGTLTVLFDAGFSDAEALRWLFTPDEALGCAPVEALRSNRIAPVRRRAQVLGY from the coding sequence GTGGCTGACGTGTCCGAAGAGCTGGAGCTGCTGTCCTCGCTGGTGCCCGACGACGGGTGGCTGACGGTGCCCGACATCGTCGAGCGGCTCGACAGCGACGTGCCGAAGGTGCGCCGCATGCTCGACGAGCGGCTGCTCCTCGGCGTGCGCCGCGGCAGCCCGAAGGTGCTGCAGGTGCCGACGCTGCTGGTGGAGCCGGAGCCGATGGTCAGCCTGCCGGGCACGCTGACGGTGCTCTTCGACGCCGGCTTCTCCGACGCCGAGGCGCTGCGCTGGCTGTTCACGCCCGACGAGGCGCTCGGGTGCGCCCCCGTGGAGGCGCTGCGGAGCAACCGCATCGCGCCCGTGCGCCGGCGCGCGCAGGTGCTCGGCTACTGA
- the pknB gene encoding Stk1 family PASTA domain-containing Ser/Thr kinase gives MTTAVKDPLVGRLIDGRYLVHDRIASGGMATVYLATDTRLERPVALKVMHTHLAADASFVARFTREARSAARLSHPGVVSVYDQGASDSTVYLAMEYIPGRTLRDLVAASAPLTLGDSLDLIEEVLDGLAAAHAAGLVHRDVKPENVLVGDDGRLRVADFGLARAATTATGGATSTLIGTVGYLAPELVLDGASDERADVYAAGVVLYELLTGRAPFAGGAPAQVAFRHVSQDVPLVSDVRPGLPPGVDELVAGATHREPDHRFRDAGVMLEQVRDLRDSLPDTVLDAPPALVPQSPAVAAAVGGTRVQSRDHVVALPVGELRDAASGTPTRAETRAHTRAETRAELREQERGATRALPRPSPAGSGPLGLPADDDERSAATGGRRSRRKLLLVLVAALAAVLLAGGGAAVWAYTAGPLSKLAVPGVVPGTLDSAEQTLRARELVPTVDYQYDDDVAAGRVISTDPAAGARVDKGSTVTLHVSRGAQLRAVPSLTGLDQDAASKALQDAGLAVGTVDQDWSETVPEGLVIRQQWGPNPPLKAGTEVGFTTSKGREPITAPTDLTGKSLADATKEITDAGLKVGKTDRQNDDTVPKDSVISAAADPSGGDLHRGDAVDLVVSDGPSQVQLQDMTGKSLDEAKGLLSAQDLQLNVIQFFGTRVVKQDPAPGTLLAPGSTVTLYTAP, from the coding sequence GTGACGACCGCGGTGAAGGACCCCCTCGTCGGGCGCCTCATCGACGGCCGCTACCTCGTCCACGACCGCATCGCCAGCGGCGGCATGGCCACGGTGTACCTGGCCACGGACACGCGCCTGGAGCGCCCGGTGGCGCTCAAGGTGATGCACACGCACCTGGCCGCGGACGCCTCGTTCGTGGCCCGCTTCACGCGGGAGGCCAGGTCAGCGGCCCGCCTGAGCCACCCCGGCGTCGTGTCCGTCTACGACCAGGGCGCCAGCGACAGCACGGTGTACCTGGCGATGGAGTACATCCCCGGTCGCACCCTGCGCGACCTGGTGGCCGCCTCCGCCCCGCTGACCCTCGGGGACTCCCTCGACCTCATCGAGGAGGTGCTCGACGGCCTCGCCGCCGCGCACGCCGCCGGGCTGGTCCACCGGGACGTCAAGCCCGAGAACGTGCTGGTGGGGGACGACGGGCGCCTGCGCGTGGCCGACTTCGGCCTGGCCCGCGCCGCCACCACCGCCACGGGCGGCGCCACGAGCACCCTCATCGGCACGGTCGGCTACCTCGCGCCGGAGCTCGTGCTCGACGGCGCCTCCGACGAGCGCGCCGACGTCTACGCCGCCGGCGTGGTCCTCTACGAGCTGCTCACCGGCCGCGCGCCCTTCGCCGGCGGGGCGCCCGCGCAGGTCGCGTTCCGCCACGTCAGCCAGGACGTGCCGCTGGTCTCCGACGTCCGCCCCGGCCTGCCGCCGGGCGTGGACGAGCTGGTGGCCGGCGCCACCCACCGCGAGCCCGACCACCGCTTCCGCGACGCCGGCGTCATGCTCGAGCAGGTCCGCGACCTGCGCGACTCCCTGCCCGACACGGTGCTCGACGCTCCGCCCGCGCTGGTCCCGCAGTCCCCGGCGGTCGCCGCCGCGGTGGGCGGCACCCGGGTGCAGAGCCGCGACCACGTGGTGGCGCTGCCGGTGGGCGAGCTGCGCGACGCCGCGTCCGGCACCCCCACCCGCGCTGAGACCCGCGCCCACACCCGTGCCGAGACCCGAGCGGAGCTGCGGGAGCAGGAGCGCGGTGCCACCCGGGCGCTCCCCCGGCCCTCGCCCGCCGGTTCGGGGCCGCTGGGCCTGCCCGCCGACGACGACGAGCGCAGCGCCGCCACCGGTGGCCGCCGCAGCCGGCGCAAGCTCCTGCTGGTGCTCGTGGCGGCCCTGGCGGCGGTGCTCCTCGCCGGGGGCGGGGCCGCCGTGTGGGCGTACACGGCGGGCCCGCTGAGCAAGCTCGCGGTGCCCGGCGTGGTGCCCGGCACGCTCGACTCGGCGGAGCAGACCCTGCGCGCCCGTGAGCTGGTGCCGACCGTCGACTACCAGTACGACGACGACGTCGCCGCCGGCCGCGTCATCTCCACCGACCCGGCCGCCGGTGCCCGCGTGGACAAGGGCTCCACGGTCACGCTGCACGTCTCGCGGGGCGCGCAGCTGCGCGCGGTGCCCTCGCTGACCGGTCTCGACCAGGACGCCGCCAGCAAGGCGCTCCAGGACGCGGGGCTCGCGGTCGGGACGGTGGACCAGGACTGGTCCGAGACGGTGCCGGAGGGTCTGGTCATCCGGCAGCAGTGGGGTCCCAACCCGCCGCTCAAGGCGGGCACCGAGGTCGGGTTCACCACGTCCAAGGGCCGTGAGCCGATCACCGCTCCCACTGACCTCACGGGCAAGTCCCTGGCAGACGCCACCAAGGAGATCACCGACGCCGGCCTGAAGGTCGGGAAGACCGACCGGCAGAACGACGACACCGTTCCCAAGGACTCGGTCATCTCCGCCGCCGCGGACCCCTCCGGCGGTGACCTGCACCGGGGCGACGCGGTGGACCTCGTGGTCTCCGACGGCCCGTCCCAGGTGCAGCTGCAGGACATGACAGGCAAGTCCCTCGACGAGGCGAAGGGCCTGCTGTCCGCGCAGGACCTGCAGCTCAACGTCATCCAGTTCTTCGGCACCCGCGTCGTCAAGCAGGACCCGGCCCCCGGCACCCTCCTCGCGCCAGGCTCCACGGTCACGCTCTACACCGCCCCCTGA